The nucleotide window CCACTCCTTTACCGCCACCCACAGCAGCAGCACGCCGAGCGCCAGGTCGAGCGCGCTGACCCAGTCAGCCGGCTGCCCCTGGTCGCTCGGGCCCGCGCCGCCGGAGACCAGCAGCACGATCGTGCCGACCACGGCCAGGCCCAGTGCCCAGCCCAGAACAAGCGCCGGTCCGTTGGAGCGCGCCTTGGGGGTGGCGAGCATCAGCACCACACCGATGATCGGGAACGCGCTCAGCGCCACGGCGACGCCGTAGGACAGAATCTGACCGATAGCCTCACCCACGGCCGCCTACCTCACGCCGGTTCGATCTCGCCCGGCCGCCAGCTCTTGTCGAACCAGCTTTCGAGTGGGCCGTAGAGGCGGAGGATCATGAACCAGCCCTTGCCGGGTACGGTCTGGACCCAGTTGCCCTCCCGGCCCTGCGGCGCCGTCGGGCCGAAGTGGATGACCGTGTCGCCGTTGTCCTCGGGCCGGACGGCGTCCGAGAGGCTGTTCACGCTCGGGTACGGGCGGTCGGTGCGCAGCATGGAACGGGTCTGTGGGTCGTAGACGTTGACGGCCCAGAAGTTCTTCACCGGGATGCCGCTCGGCAGTCTGAGCGTGTAGGCGTGCCCGCCGTCGAGCCAGGCGCCGGTGGAGTCCTCCGCCGTGTAGGCGTACTGCGATCCGGCCCCGACGGCCGCCGCCGCCATCGCCGGCGAGGTGCCCGCCCCGACGTAGTGGAACACCGCCCGGGCGTCCAGCAACCGGGCACCCTCCGCCGACAGGAACTCGTAGCTGCGCGACGGCCACGGGTTCTTCCACGACGAGCTGCCAGGGTAGTGGTAGAAGCTCGGGTCACGCGGCTTGAAGGCCAGCGTCCTTACCATGCCCGAGGCGATCCGCGCGGCGGTGTCGAGGATCGAGCGCATCCGGTCGTCCGGCTGGAACGGCTTGCCGGGCACGATACCGATCGCGGCGAGCTGACCGGCCCGTTCGGGATCGAGTGCCTCGGGCGGCTCCGACTGAACGAGGGTGTCGATCTCCTCGAAGAACGAGAAGTCGTTCGCGTGGACGG belongs to Streptomyces finlayi and includes:
- a CDS encoding DUF1254 domain-containing protein, encoding MPQVSDAPSPGTSAQTLASISTPDQVETVFGALQFFDGMPLPDTVTRSYDTLDLLRGIEAFLNCVPGASMVAMRRGLAGLGIDSRTIGFTSPRCSSAPLVLTANTETTYGMTCLALDQDGPTVIEAPPNSLCFVNDLWQRYVTDMGIAGRDKGEGGKYLFLPPGYDGDVPDGYLVTRPATFSSWVLMRALGGEESLLRTRIYPLSAAADPPEQRFVNFADSDFNTVHANDFSFFEEIDTLVQSEPPEALDPERAGQLAAIGIVPGKPFQPDDRMRSILDTAARIASGMVRTLAFKPRDPSFYHYPGSSSWKNPWPSRSYEFLSAEGARLLDARAVFHYVGAGTSPAMAAAAVGAGSQYAYTAEDSTGAWLDGGHAYTLRLPSGIPVKNFWAVNVYDPQTRSMLRTDRPYPSVNSLSDAVRPEDNGDTVIHFGPTAPQGREGNWVQTVPGKGWFMILRLYGPLESWFDKSWRPGEIEPA